The proteins below are encoded in one region of Verrucomicrobiota bacterium:
- a CDS encoding TIM barrel protein → MNRREFIQTSSLGVSAAAVTGCASVGAAKTGLAVKNGRIKQSIVHWCFEAFGGKWDIERTCQIAKELGCQSVELIAAQHYPVLKKYGLTNAICQIDMSPAPPFLKGFNNPDHWPRLIQATTKAIDDAATFGFPNVICFTGYSARNPDDPKSPLIPNDEGAKNSVEGLKKVIGYAEKKNVTLCMEILNSRETKHPMKGHPGYQGDHVDYCIDILKRVGSPRMKLLFDIYHVQIMDGDIIRRIGEIKEYIGHVHTAGNPGRGELDNKQEINYPPIMQALLDVGYTGYVGQEFIPTRDAYQGLREAVTLCDV, encoded by the coding sequence ATGAACCGACGCGAATTTATCCAAACCTCCTCGCTGGGCGTTTCCGCCGCCGCAGTCACCGGCTGCGCCTCTGTGGGGGCGGCTAAAACCGGCCTCGCCGTGAAGAACGGACGCATCAAGCAATCCATTGTCCATTGGTGCTTTGAAGCATTTGGCGGCAAATGGGACATCGAACGCACCTGCCAGATCGCCAAGGAGCTTGGCTGCCAGAGTGTGGAGTTAATCGCCGCCCAACATTACCCGGTCTTGAAAAAATACGGGCTCACCAACGCCATCTGCCAGATTGATATGAGCCCGGCCCCGCCCTTCCTCAAGGGGTTCAATAACCCGGATCATTGGCCCCGCCTGATCCAGGCTACCACCAAGGCGATTGATGACGCCGCCACGTTCGGCTTCCCGAACGTCATCTGCTTCACGGGCTACAGCGCCCGCAATCCGGATGATCCCAAGAGCCCGCTCATTCCCAACGACGAGGGCGCCAAAAACAGCGTGGAAGGCTTGAAGAAAGTCATCGGCTACGCGGAGAAAAAGAACGTGACGCTGTGCATGGAGATCCTGAACAGTCGCGAGACCAAGCATCCCATGAAGGGCCATCCCGGCTACCAGGGCGATCATGTGGATTACTGCATAGATATCCTTAAACGCGTGGGTTCCCCGCGTATGAAGCTGCTGTTCGACATCTACCACGTGCAGATCATGGACGGCGACATCATCCGCCGCATCGGCGAAATCAAGGAATACATTGGACATGTGCATACCGCAGGCAATCCGGGCCGTGGCGAACTGGATAACAAGCAGGAGATCAATTATCCGCCCATCATGCAGGCGCTGCTGGATGTGGGCTACACCGGTTATGTCGGCCAGGAGTTCATCCCCACGCGCGACGCCTACCAGGGGCTACGCGAAGCGGTGACCTTGTGCGACGTGTAA
- a CDS encoding tetrahydrofolate dehydrogenase/cyclohydrolase catalytic domain-containing protein: MTANNLIDGRAIAEQIHVETAQRVAALKARGIQPGLVFVRVGEDPASKVYVGMKEKTSARLGISSTTHVLPATTPEAELLALIHKLNADPAVHGILVQAPLPDQIRQEIVYATVAPDKDVDGFHPFNVGKLMLGDATGFRPCTPAGVQELLIRSGVKTEGAEAVILGRGEIVGKPMAAILCQKAKHANATVTICHSRTRDIRAHCLRADILIAAIGVAHFVKADMVKPGAVVVDVGVNRIADPAAKGGSRLVGDVVFADIQPIAGKITPNPGGVGPMTIAILMQNTVRAAEIATR; encoded by the coding sequence ATGACCGCCAATAATTTGATAGACGGGCGCGCCATTGCCGAGCAAATCCACGTTGAAACGGCGCAACGTGTCGCCGCCTTGAAGGCGCGTGGCATTCAGCCGGGCTTGGTCTTTGTGCGGGTGGGGGAAGACCCGGCCTCCAAAGTCTATGTGGGCATGAAGGAGAAAACCTCGGCGCGGTTGGGGATTTCATCCACCACCCACGTACTGCCCGCTACCACCCCGGAGGCCGAACTGCTGGCGCTTATTCATAAACTGAATGCTGATCCTGCTGTCCATGGTATCCTCGTTCAGGCCCCGTTGCCGGACCAGATTCGCCAGGAAATTGTCTATGCCACGGTTGCGCCAGACAAGGATGTGGATGGTTTTCATCCGTTTAATGTCGGCAAACTCATGCTGGGTGATGCGACGGGTTTTCGCCCCTGCACCCCGGCGGGGGTTCAGGAATTGTTGATTCGTAGCGGGGTAAAGACCGAGGGGGCCGAAGCTGTCATTCTCGGGCGCGGTGAAATTGTTGGCAAACCCATGGCCGCCATTCTCTGCCAGAAGGCCAAACATGCCAATGCCACGGTGACGATCTGTCATTCGCGCACGCGCGATATTCGCGCGCATTGCCTGCGGGCGGACATCCTCATCGCCGCCATCGGAGTGGCTCATTTTGTCAAGGCGGACATGGTTAAGCCGGGGGCTGTGGTGGTGGATGTGGGCGTCAACCGGATTGCAGACCCTGCTGCCAAAGGCGGTTCGCGCTTGGTGGGCGATGTTGTCTTTGCTGATATTCAACCGATTGCCGGTAAAATTACTCCCAACCCTGGTGGCGTGGGCCCGATGACCATTGCCATACTGATGCAGAATACCGTGCGTGCCGCTGAAATTGCCACCCGCTAA
- a CDS encoding SH3 domain-containing protein, which yields MKMTVRLALIAFLAHGLGGQVTGAETNATITTGINAVVEKSAPFNAVAKGANIMVRGLPSLRGDRLGKLKKGDAVTVLETVTHTTTNKHEPAVWYKIALGTNFNVWVHSLYVNTNAMTVKVKTALNLRAGPGEEFNKVGTMKKDAPMIVRRAKEAWLEIEPPVDAFAYVAADFFTVKEGVTPSVAPSVPVVTETPPVPPPVPMPTEVVTLTNQPPVVAMPTNEPMPAPPVAPVVTSPPKPEEVASVPTPPPVAVAPVLPNLAVNVTIEPPPRRIVLREGIVKLSITPNTPSFYVLKSIDTGKTINFLYTTDTNVVLKDMLDRRVLVTGEEAIDKRWPNLPVLAIEKIE from the coding sequence ATGAAAATGACTGTTCGGCTGGCGTTAATCGCGTTTCTGGCGCACGGCCTCGGCGGGCAAGTGACGGGGGCCGAAACCAATGCAACCATCACTACCGGCATCAACGCGGTGGTGGAGAAATCGGCGCCGTTTAACGCCGTGGCCAAGGGCGCTAACATTATGGTGCGCGGTTTGCCGTCGTTGCGCGGCGACCGGCTTGGCAAGCTCAAGAAAGGGGATGCCGTCACGGTGCTGGAAACGGTCACACACACGACGACCAACAAGCATGAGCCGGCGGTCTGGTATAAAATCGCGCTGGGGACGAATTTTAACGTGTGGGTACACAGCCTGTACGTGAACACCAACGCCATGACCGTGAAGGTGAAGACCGCGTTGAACTTGCGCGCTGGTCCGGGCGAGGAGTTCAATAAGGTCGGTACAATGAAAAAAGACGCGCCGATGATCGTGCGACGCGCCAAAGAAGCCTGGCTGGAAATTGAGCCGCCAGTGGATGCGTTTGCCTATGTTGCCGCAGATTTCTTCACGGTCAAGGAAGGCGTGACACCGAGTGTTGCACCGTCCGTGCCGGTAGTGACGGAAACGCCGCCCGTTCCACCACCGGTCCCGATGCCCACTGAAGTTGTCACGCTCACAAACCAACCGCCCGTGGTGGCGATGCCGACGAATGAGCCGATGCCCGCGCCGCCAGTCGCGCCAGTCGTAACTTCTCCGCCCAAGCCGGAAGAGGTTGCCTCTGTGCCCACCCCACCGCCGGTTGCCGTGGCGCCCGTGTTGCCTAATTTGGCAGTGAACGTCACCATCGAGCCCCCCCCGCGCCGGATTGTGTTACGAGAGGGGATAGTGAAGCTTTCCATTACCCCCAATACGCCCAGCTTTTACGTCCTGAAAAGTATTGATACCGGCAAAACCATCAACTTCCTATACACCACAGATACGAACGTGGTGCTTAAGGATATGCTGGACCGCCGCGTTCTCGTTACTGGCGAGGAAGCCATTGACAAACGCTGGCCCAACCTGCCGGTGCTGGCCATCGAAAAAATCGAGTAA
- a CDS encoding pseudouridine synthase encodes MQVRLQKFLADAGAVSRRAGELCIREGQVCVNGQVVTALGTKVDPATDRVTLDGQPVKVRRKLYVALHKPPGYLCTRNDPEGRLTIGELLPREWDNLYNVGRLDRESEGLIFVTNDGDFCLKLTHPRYGIRKTYEVTVRGRVEASVTARMLHGVRDCGDLLKVEKARIITANNSHSLLEVELAEGKNREIRRLLAALGLNVARLRRVKIGAIKLGELPIGKWRTLTETEIKTLLSSL; translated from the coding sequence ATGCAGGTCCGTTTACAAAAGTTTTTAGCCGATGCCGGTGCGGTTTCCCGCCGGGCAGGCGAGCTGTGCATTCGTGAGGGGCAGGTATGCGTCAATGGCCAAGTGGTCACCGCCTTGGGTACCAAGGTGGACCCGGCGACCGACCGGGTGACCTTGGATGGCCAGCCGGTCAAGGTTCGTCGCAAGCTGTATGTGGCACTTCACAAGCCGCCCGGTTACCTCTGTACCCGCAACGATCCCGAGGGACGCTTAACCATCGGCGAGCTGTTGCCGCGCGAGTGGGATAACCTGTACAATGTCGGGCGGCTGGATCGCGAGAGCGAGGGGCTGATCTTCGTGACCAATGACGGGGACTTTTGCCTAAAGCTGACGCATCCCCGGTACGGCATTCGCAAAACGTACGAAGTTACGGTGCGGGGCCGGGTCGAGGCGTCGGTGACCGCCCGGATGTTGCATGGGGTACGGGATTGCGGGGATTTGCTCAAGGTGGAAAAGGCGCGGATTATTACGGCGAATAATTCGCATAGTTTGCTTGAAGTGGAACTGGCCGAGGGTAAGAATCGGGAAATCCGGCGTTTGCTGGCCGCGTTGGGGTTGAATGTGGCGCGGCTACGACGGGTGAAGATCGGGGCGATCAAGCTTGGCGAGTTGCCGATCGGCAAATGGCGGACATTGACTGAAACTGAGATAAAAACTCTACTCTCTTCGTTATGA
- a CDS encoding small basic protein — protein sequence MSQHRSLRAAASTGGKRNVLKRFERVETLKKRGQWKTGDRVTGLVKTKPGD from the coding sequence ATGTCGCAACATCGTAGTCTGCGCGCGGCCGCCTCAACCGGTGGCAAGCGCAATGTTCTGAAACGGTTTGAACGTGTGGAAACGCTCAAGAAACGCGGGCAATGGAAGACGGGGGACCGCGTCACCGGCTTGGTAAAAACGAAGCCGGGTGATTAG
- the aroC gene encoding chorismate synthase gives MGNTFGHLFRITTWGESHGGGVGVVVDGCPPRLELTEADVQPELDRRRPGQSAIVTPRKESDTVQILSGTFEGKTLGTPILLWVKNEDARPESYSEMALKFRPSHADYTYLAKYGIRNWQGGGRSSARETIGRVAAGAIAKKLLREHYGVEVLAYVKQVHKITAKIDPEKVRFADVESNIARCPDPAVAEKMIRLIERTRKAGDSVGGVVEGIARGVPAGWGEPVFDKLEADLGKAMLSLPAAKGFEVGSGFGSVLLTGLQHNDPFRMKGGRVRTTTNFSGGIQGGISNGETIIFRVPFKPVATVMHEQDTVDVHFQNTTLKGRGRHDPCVLPRAVPIVEAMTALVLLDHALRQAGQCGSDEAEA, from the coding sequence ATGGGCAACACTTTTGGCCATTTATTTCGGATTACGACATGGGGTGAATCCCATGGCGGCGGGGTGGGCGTGGTGGTAGATGGATGCCCGCCGAGACTTGAACTCACCGAGGCGGATGTGCAACCGGAACTCGACCGTCGTAGGCCCGGCCAATCCGCAATCGTCACTCCCCGCAAGGAGAGCGACACCGTACAAATCCTTTCCGGCACCTTCGAGGGGAAAACCCTGGGTACTCCCATCCTCCTGTGGGTGAAGAACGAGGACGCCCGGCCCGAATCATACTCCGAGATGGCCCTCAAGTTTCGCCCGTCCCATGCGGATTATACATACTTGGCCAAGTATGGTATCCGCAACTGGCAGGGGGGCGGGCGTTCCAGCGCACGAGAGACCATCGGGCGCGTTGCGGCGGGTGCGATTGCCAAAAAATTGTTGCGCGAACATTATGGCGTGGAGGTGCTGGCTTACGTCAAGCAGGTCCATAAAATCACGGCCAAGATTGATCCGGAGAAAGTACGCTTCGCGGACGTGGAGTCCAACATTGCGCGCTGCCCGGACCCGGCGGTGGCGGAGAAGATGATTCGATTGATCGAGCGTACACGCAAAGCCGGCGACAGCGTGGGCGGCGTGGTGGAAGGCATTGCGCGCGGCGTACCAGCGGGTTGGGGCGAGCCGGTATTTGACAAGTTGGAGGCTGATCTTGGTAAAGCCATGCTGAGCCTCCCAGCCGCCAAGGGATTTGAAGTTGGTTCCGGGTTTGGCTCGGTGCTCCTCACCGGGTTGCAGCATAACGACCCCTTCCGCATGAAAGGCGGACGGGTGCGCACCACGACGAATTTCTCCGGCGGCATCCAGGGCGGCATCTCCAATGGGGAAACCATTATCTTTCGCGTCCCGTTCAAACCGGTGGCCACCGTCATGCATGAACAAGATACGGTGGACGTGCATTTCCAGAATACCACGCTCAAGGGCCGGGGGCGGCACGATCCTTGTGTCTTGCCGCGCGCGGTGCCAATTGTCGAAGCGATGACCGCCTTGGTGCTGCTTGACCATGCGTTGCGCCAGGCTGGACAGTGCGGCAGCGACGAAGCCGAGGCGTAA